From Deltaproteobacteria bacterium GWC2_65_14, a single genomic window includes:
- a CDS encoding pilus assembly protein PilC: MPRFVWEGKTRGGSTMTGELEAPNEAFVVAQLRRQQIVPVKIKAKARDLAIKIPGFRTKVSRKELAIFTRQFATMIDAGLPLVQCLDILGMQQENEAFKKIILRVKEDVEAGSTFADALKKHPKAFDDLFVNLVAAGEVGGILDTILSRLAAYIEKAMKLAKQVKGAMVYPSTIVAVALVVTLVLLLYVIPIFGKMFDDFGQDLPGPTVFVLALSVYTRKYFLVLLAAVVAGVLGIRWYYGKETGRRRIDGILLRAPIFGSLIQRISVARFSRTLGTMVASGVPILESMDIVARSAGNKVIEEAILKARQSISEGKTIAEPLAESKVFPAMVTQMVAVGEATGALDTMLNKIADFYDDEVDAAVGALTALLEPMLMVFLGVVIGGLVVAMYLPIFKLAGVVGG; the protein is encoded by the coding sequence AGACCCGCGGGGGAAGCACGATGACGGGGGAGCTCGAGGCTCCCAACGAGGCGTTCGTCGTCGCCCAGCTGAGACGCCAGCAGATCGTTCCCGTCAAGATCAAGGCGAAGGCGAGGGACCTGGCGATCAAGATTCCGGGGTTCCGGACGAAGGTCTCCCGGAAGGAGCTGGCGATCTTCACCCGGCAGTTCGCCACGATGATCGACGCGGGCCTCCCGCTCGTCCAGTGCCTCGACATCCTGGGGATGCAGCAGGAGAACGAGGCCTTCAAGAAGATCATCCTCCGGGTGAAGGAGGATGTCGAGGCCGGGTCCACCTTCGCCGACGCGCTGAAGAAGCACCCGAAGGCCTTCGACGACCTCTTCGTGAACCTCGTCGCCGCGGGGGAGGTCGGCGGGATCCTCGACACGATCCTCTCCCGGTTGGCCGCCTACATCGAAAAGGCGATGAAGCTGGCCAAGCAGGTCAAGGGGGCGATGGTGTATCCCTCCACCATCGTTGCGGTAGCCCTGGTGGTCACCCTCGTGCTGCTCCTGTACGTGATCCCGATCTTCGGGAAGATGTTCGACGACTTCGGGCAGGATCTCCCGGGCCCGACCGTCTTCGTCCTGGCGCTGAGCGTGTATACGCGGAAATACTTTCTCGTCCTCCTGGCCGCGGTGGTGGCGGGTGTCCTGGGCATCCGGTGGTACTACGGGAAGGAGACCGGCCGGCGGCGGATCGACGGGATCCTTCTGCGGGCGCCGATCTTCGGCAGCCTCATCCAGAGGATCTCCGTGGCGCGGTTCTCCCGGACGCTGGGGACGATGGTGGCCAGCGGGGTTCCGATCCTCGAGAGCATGGACATCGTGGCCAGGTCGGCGGGGAACAAGGTCATCGAGGAGGCGATCCTGAAGGCCCGGCAGAGCATCAGCGAGGGGAAGACGATCGCGGAGCCGCTGGCGGAGAGCAAGGTGTTCCCGGCGATGGTGACCCAGATGGTCGCGGTGGGCGAGGCGACGGGCGCCCTCGACACGATGCTGAACAAGATCGCCGACTTCTACGACGACGAGGTGGATGCGGCGGTGGGAGCGCTCACCGCCCTCCTCGAGCCGATGCTCATGGTCTTCCTGGGGGTGGTCATCGGGGGGCTGGTCGTCGCGATGTACCTGCCGATCTTCAAGCTGGCCGGCGTCGTCGGGGGGTGA